One Egicoccus halophilus genomic region harbors:
- a CDS encoding GAF domain-containing sensor histidine kinase has product MAASPIIDESSRLAAVRRYDALAIPPDGAFERIARMAARLTDTPIATISIVDEDRIWFPATHGLDVTEIAHEPGLCASAVLQPDPYVVTDASLDPRTLDNSLVRGELGLRFYVGIPLRTADGHGLGTLNVIDVAPRSLRPGELEHLQDLAAIVMDELELRLAARGAVAAESQRVAAGYRDTLLAGISHELRTPIAKLQGVASLAAATPPTDIADAQLRAVLTRQVRHLDWLVGQYLDFALLESQHHEPTADLAPLTLTEVVEQATELFRDRATIVLDVEPGLPQALADLPRTQRIVTELLNNAVRFAGTRAPIRVEVGWGDDPELVRVSVVDAGPGIPADQLTHLFDRFTRDPRSTGTGVGLFVSRANAEVQGGRIEVVSTPGAGSCFTLLLRRAH; this is encoded by the coding sequence GTGGCAGCGAGCCCGATCATCGACGAATCCTCACGGCTCGCCGCCGTTCGACGCTACGACGCCCTGGCGATCCCGCCCGACGGCGCGTTCGAGCGCATCGCCCGCATGGCCGCCCGCCTCACGGACACGCCGATCGCCACGATCTCGATCGTCGACGAGGACCGGATCTGGTTCCCGGCCACCCATGGCCTCGACGTGACCGAGATCGCCCACGAGCCGGGACTGTGCGCGTCGGCCGTCCTGCAGCCCGACCCGTACGTGGTGACCGACGCCAGTCTCGATCCGAGGACGCTCGACAACAGCCTCGTCCGCGGCGAGCTGGGGCTGCGGTTCTACGTCGGGATCCCGCTGCGGACCGCCGACGGGCACGGGCTGGGCACCCTGAACGTCATCGACGTCGCGCCCCGGTCCCTGCGACCGGGTGAGCTCGAGCACCTGCAGGACCTGGCGGCGATCGTGATGGACGAACTCGAACTGCGGCTCGCGGCCCGCGGCGCCGTCGCCGCCGAGTCCCAGCGGGTCGCCGCCGGCTACCGCGACACGCTCCTGGCCGGCATCTCGCACGAGCTGCGCACCCCCATCGCCAAGCTGCAGGGCGTGGCCAGCCTGGCGGCGGCCACCCCGCCGACGGACATCGCCGACGCGCAACTGCGTGCGGTGCTGACACGGCAGGTCCGCCACCTCGACTGGCTGGTGGGCCAGTACCTCGACTTCGCCCTGCTCGAGAGCCAGCATCACGAACCGACGGCCGACCTCGCCCCGCTGACGCTGACCGAGGTGGTGGAACAGGCGACGGAGCTGTTCCGCGACCGGGCGACGATCGTTCTCGACGTCGAGCCCGGGCTCCCACAGGCCCTGGCGGACCTCCCACGCACGCAGCGCATCGTCACCGAACTCCTCAACAACGCCGTCCGGTTCGCCGGCACCCGCGCACCGATCCGGGTGGAGGTGGGGTGGGGCGACGATCCCGAGCTGGTGCGGGTGTCCGTGGTCGACGCCGGACCGGGAATCCCCGCCGACCAGCTGACGCACCTGTTCGACCGTTTCACCCGTGACCCGCGCTCGACCGGGACCGGCGTGGGACTGTTCGTCAGCCGCGCCAACGCCGAGGTGCAGGGTGGGCGCATCGAGGTGGTCTCCACCCCCGGAGCGGGCAGCTGTTTCACGCTGCTGCTGCGCCGGGCACACTGA